ttgtgtgtaacacatacaattttaatttatttgattcgAATCAAAAGTTTGTTTCCATCAGAATATACTCACACTGTTGCACTGTACACTGTTGATAACATGACTAAGTATTTTGACTGACTTGTTCATAGGCAATGACACACAGACTAGACATTCTGATGGCACTGACAAACTGATTGAAATAAAAATTTGCTTttgaagcaaaaacaaagaattctAAGTGAGTTACGAGCTTTTGCAGGTATTTCAGTGAGTTTTGCTTTTTTGAGTTTGAGAAATGCACATGTTGTGATGCCAATGTAAATCCTGATGTGAGAAATGCACCAAATcaactgagaaaaatgtaaccccttaaaatgccttgtcctgtatacgggctacacatgtagatgatacaaaaccaTTTTAATGCAGTAAGATAAGTTATTTAAATTCTGAAAAATTGTGGGAttgattcaatgttgaaatgccagctgggaaggcagttgctatcatatcCTAAGTGGTTTCAGTGGTAATCCAGGTGGTTGTGATGTGtgttatgtggttgctaggcagttgttgctatgttatcccagGTGTCTTTCTGAAAAACAGCCCACAGAAGCAGAACCTCTCCCACTCGTACAGTACACTCATCCCACCAGGTGTGTCTATGAGCAGATGGTGAGCAAAGCTCtcataacctctctctctctctctctctctctctctctctctctctttccctgcaGCTATTCGTTTTGGTCGGACGCCCCTCGCTGAGCGGGACCGGCTGATCGCAGAGTTCCGCTCGGACGCGGGCCAGCTGGACCCGGAGTTGGCAAAACTGCAGGCTCTCGCCAAACACTTATACCAGTCCTACCTCAAACTCTTCCCCATGACCAAAAACAAGGCCAGGGACATCCTATCAGGGAAGGATGAGGAATATTCAGTAAGATTAATGCTGATTTTATCTATTAGCTCTGAAAGTTGAAACTGTGAATAATTGGGAATGATTGTTTTCCAGtattatatcgtcgctgtccaatgaaaaacacttatctctaaaacagcaactttacaggagagagaaaaaaccttgtaaactttcaatggaagtcaatgtaagaagagtttatttcaggtcattctggatagtttctattggtccattcatcaagaatttttggcacagtgtaaggaacagtttgtctgtttaaattatgtagtaaactaaaaatcaacaaaaatggagataagtgttttttcattggacagcgactataTACGGTAACATTGCCAAAAACAGTTAGCTCAAGACTTTGCAGCTTCCCAAAACTTCTTATTGCTGCCTTCAATCCTCCTTAGAAATTTCTACTTACGACTTTGGAGGTCGTAATTATGACTTGACATGCGTTTGAGTGTTTTTTGAGTATCCTTTTGTTTATCCTTTTGGTCGATTATCATAATAAAAAGGAGGTTTATTTTGCCCTACTTCAATAGGATGAAGCGTATAAGAAAGCATTAGTTGAGTGATGTTTTTATCCCATTAGAAACTTGAATCATACTagacttttaagttttttttcacgtattgctagtgattttattagttagctaataacaacCTGCAAGTGTTTAAGCGTTCCTCCCTAGGGGAAGGGTGTCCTGATTTTTGTGAGGCTTGTGGGGTAGGGTGAAGGGCTACATGGCCCTTCAAGCTGAGAGACACACTCCAAAGGGAGTAACagtaaccactatattaccatagtttaatgtgtagtttcatgTGTAGTTTTatggcttatttaaaaaaattgcttgtagtgaatctcagtagatatcTACTACCAAAtttctagttccaccttaaatgatgcaacaaaCAGCAGAGGCTTTATCATTTAAGATGGAAgagaaaaatgtaataatatagcTAAATCCAGCGATCAAAGAGAaattaatatcactgacagttggctgtggaatatttactaGTGAGCAgtaaaatttcacgactggatttgttgcacaggtgctgcatcctatcacgataccacagtgctggagttcactaagCTCCTGAGCTCCTGCCACTATGAACGAGAGATCGCttgttcaaatcccggtcatgcagcttgccatcagctgccggagccctgagagagcacaattgggcttgctctctctgggtgggtacagtagatggcgctctttcccctcatcactcctagggtgatgtgggtcagcacaaggctgcgtctgtgagctgatgtatcagaaccgagtcgcggCGCTTTCCTCccagtgttagcgctgtgatgctactcggcaatgatgcatctgcagcagtttaaaaagaggtgaaGTCTGACTAAGGTGGACCAAAGAGCCATTTGGAACACCTTTATTTTAAGGGCTGTAGTACTAATGTAGTACTCATTTTCTTCCTCCAGCCCTTTATCGTCCACAACATGGCATCGCTAAAAGCTGCGCAGGAGCTTCTAAACAGCATACGGGCCCCCGTGGCCCCATTCCCGACCCCAGAGCCCACCGGCGAGATGGAGCTGTCCTTCTTCCGCCAAGTCCAGTTCCGTCAGGTGGAAGGAGTCCAGCAGGTGACGGAGTTCGCCAAGAGCATCCCGGGCTTCGTGGACTTGGACATTAACGACCAGGTGACCATGCTGAAGTACAGCGCCATTGAAGCCCTGATCATCCGCATGGTGAACTTCACCAACAAGGACGGAATACTGATGGGCTGCGGCAAGATCTTCATAACCCGAGAGTTTCTGAAGAGCATCAGGATGCCCTTCTGTGAGATGATGGAGCCCAAATTTGAGTTCTCAACCAAGTTCAACACCCTGGATTTGGAGGACTGTGACCTGGCACTCTTCATCGCTGCCCTCATCCTCTGTGGAGGTACAGTATATAATTTCTTAAGCACATTtattttcagataaatttaagtaacttcaacttggtttcaagacttaaatgttacatagactgaacttcagtcaatcctttcttttagtaaactgtactttatttatttttgctgaatcaatcctttcttttagtaaactttacttaatttctgcatacaatattacctaaatacaattacttaatttatacaatattactgaaatgtaaatatttttagttaaaacacacattcaaatatttacataatctcaaagatttattttgtaaacagaccaagtctcactgtctcaacacatggatggcatgtaatacattctttttagtataaacatgtttattaaaaataaggtGAAATATAGTCTTGTCTCTTCctgtagctcttctcctattggttgttgacattatTCACGTCAGTGAATagacttgcgataatattaaaTGCGGTTGATTTTATAGGAGCGCGAAGACGCGAACCCGAGTGACTGAAACTTTCAATCATAACCATCTTACACCAGACATCCCaggttgcaaaagttgatttcagggagattACCCactcccccaccccccccccccggccaaaaaaactaaacaaaaaaaaacttgcacacacaccaaaggataacgaaactttacttttatattaattattttacttttttttaattacatttagagtattcagaggttaaatgagttttatctttgttctttttggaaggccctgcctctgttttccctgcctccgccatgatctgctttctctcactcactgaacaaatcccgtccgggaggtggaaaaacactgcccgcccacactaaaaactgattggctgtctcacagactctttgcagagaataggccaatcagaaccctttctgttttctctctctccttcccacatgcGATTAGTGAAAAAAAGCCTGTCGCCTGTGtggcgtttggggcactcgttctgaattccgggagattatatgtgacttgagggcatcagggagccactaccgaaattcgaaagactcccgcagcttcagggagacttggtttgtctgttacACTGAACCATTGAGGTGACACGACCGCGACTTGATTGCAGCTCGACTCTaaccagactctcgtgattttatcccgactctggaaatttgtctgcgacagaaaaatcgcttgaaaatcgttaggtgtaaggtcgACATTATGCACTGATCAGTGACATGGTCACAAATTACACCTCTCACCAGGAGGACAGATCTGTCTGCTCTCTAAAAGCACATTTTATCACAAAACATGAGTTCCCACATGTGCTTCCATAACAAAAACTGCTTCTGGAGTGTTGGCAAACTCACTGTGGGTTCCTCCTGGAGACAGATCGTTTTACTTGTAACCTATGAAGGACCATGTAAGTCATATTGCATTGTGTAAAGTTAAAAACCACAACCACAAGCTCTGTTGTGTGAAGAATCTAACCATCTGACCAGTCTGAAAGTCGAAATGTAGTGTAAACTTGTGGCGTTCCATGTCAGTCGTCAGTGTTTCTAAAGCTCTGCTGTGTTTCCTCACCTGCAGATAGACCCGGTTTGCTGAACGCTAAAGCTATTGAAGCACTTCAGGACGAGGTTCTACAGGCTCTGGATCTCCAGCTGAAGGCTCTTCACCCAGATTCTCCTTATCTCTTTCCTAAACTGCTGCAGAAGATGACAGACCTCCGGCCCCTGGTGGCCGACCACGTCCGTATTATCCACCTGATGAAGAAAACTGAACTGGACGTGTGCCTCCATCCTTTGCTTAAGGAGATTATGAACGATCTCTACTAGAACCTGGTCAGAATGGACTAGATCCAGACAGGGAAGGAGGAGGGCGTGGCCAAACGATAACCAAGATAACcttaggctcaatcccatttcaccccttggccctaccacttacccctaccacttacccctaccccttctttcgagtgtaaggggtgaaatcctcccactaagaattgggacaacccttcaatcACCAGCTACGTCATCAGGAGCActaagttcagtaacctagctgctgctgttggtttactagttaactttagagcatATTTTATTGCATGTTATCAGAAAGTGGgggcagaaattaattattactgttcatttcttaattccttttttccattccaccttaaatgatgcagcgcctgccgtctgttgcaccatttaaggtggaacaagaaagttagctagctagctaactactgagacaaactactagtgactttttatatgcttgttatgaagaatttggccataaaacattgaaactacacattaaagtaTGGTAATAAATTACTattcgtcacttttaacaaggaaaattcttaaatttgttatgttttttttaccagtgattctcataacccTCGATTTGAAGtctgcatctgaaaaatctctgtatgaagggccTATCCCTCCCTATGAAGCCCTATCCCTtgccctaacctacccctccagcctaacaagaatcgggacacccctacagAGGGGtgggggtaagtggtagggtcaaggggtaaaatgggattgggccctacATATTCAATATACACATCACAAGGCAATTCTTTAGCATATGTGTTACTGAGAAGTATAAGTattcctaaataagtaaatatcagaaattatacatttattggtgtcagtttcatagAGTTTaataaccaatattcttcaccacaggtttattaTAGCACCGctatgtggagtaatgaagcagtacctTTAGTAAGTCAGATTGGGGGGCAAGTTGTAAGGAGTGCCTATGTTTcattaaaaatatcaatattttatcgaTAATCGGAatcatgtagttacttaaaagtattaaacaaaccaaaatactctgtgaagaagcttttaggtgctcttatctggggagctgttaacttgtggttttttattcggtgcaacagagggaactcttgttcttcctttcctggggtggtcctgatgagagccagtttcatcataatgtttttgaaatgtttcagattaactgaccttcatttcttaaagtattttttctttatttagttgagtagttcttgcttctcataatctggattagaacgttactcaaatagagcttttcactgtatacctgtaactctacctcttcactactttactttaactgatgctctcaaacactttattaagaggcaagaaattcaagtaattaacccctgatgagttcagcacagctgttaactgaaagcctgaattccatgtgactctacctcataaaactgactgagaaaatccaagcAATAGGtaatactttgaagaatgtaaaatattaaacatatctaGTTTGTTAAACACTTATTTGTTTACTAAGAACTTCAAAAGGATCCTCAgttgcagttgcaaagaccatcagaaattgCAGGATGAAACTGGCAGTGATCAGGTCCGCCCCCcaaaaaaaggaagagcaagagtttcttctgttgtacaggataagttaatcagcaactccccagataagagcatctaaatgctttttacagagtatttaggtttgtttaacacttttaagttacaacatgattccttatgtgttcctttctatgaattaagaaaaaaaaaatatattgttagataataagaaggtgtgtccaaacttttgacatatgtaagtatatatactgtacatagacatatacatataaatatacacacacacacacacacacacacttaatggcatattgtgttgtttttattttgtaataataatgaataatgaagcCATATGACTGAATGTGGACTGTTTTAGTAACTTTGTAAATATGTATGATACAAATTGCACAAGAATAAATATTGGACACAAGAAAAACTGAGATTTTGTTTCCTcaacttttttttactggtttatttTGGGTATGGCAGTAGCTCAGTAATTCAGAAATGTCAAATACATCCACAAGGGGATGCTCTTTATTACATAATCCTGGTTCTTACTGTCTAATCATGTAGTAATGCCAGTTTTACACAATTATTTGAATATTTGTGAAATTTAAGGATTTGCTTCTGGCAATTTATAAACCCCAGATTTCACCTCcatataaataataacaaataatggcTCAGTATTATGCAAACAGCATTATTATGATTTCGTTGCTCTTAAGCCAGTACATACTCTCAcacatcatttattttttgtcttttactACTAGCACTAGCAAAGTAAAAAAGATTACAGCACAGGAAAAATAATGACACATCATTAACATTtataagctgatttttttttatccaacatTGGTTTGGTACCAAATTATAtttcaaggcaaggcaaggcaaggcaagtttatttatatagcacctttcatacacaacggtcattcaaagtgctttacaagttagaaaatacacagagaaatcaaataaaaaaaaacatgtaaaagattaacagtaaaaatggaaataaaaactaaaataagaataaagcatgattgattaaaacatgattaaaacaaagaggattaaattaaaaacatgtaaaagaacaacaaggaattaataagaataaagcatgaataaaacataatataaaagtgccgttacagaataaaagtgtgtggagctgcagtgttttaaactgagctgaaagcctgatcaaacatgtaggttttcagtctagatttaaacatgtttagtgttggagctcttctaatgctctctgttaactggttccatttaagagcagcgtagtagctaaacgctgcctctccgtgtttagtttttactttaggcggctaaAAACTTATCAACTTTCAAGAGAAACTTATGATTAAAGAGAAACTTATgattaaaaagagaaagagaaagagaaacttaTGATTAAAAAAACCAGCAAAGATCATAAAACCACATAAACCAATGTGGTTTATGTGGTTTTATGATCTTTGCTGGGTTTGATCCTGACCCTCTACAGCAGCACAGTGCAGTTCACTAGTGCACACCAGAGAGTTGCACCACACTGCCACTGTAGACATCACACACATGCTCCAACTGTTACACATCAGTGAGATGTTGGGAAAGTGAAGCTGCCAAACTGTATCATCTGGATTTTAAGTAAAGTTATGTTTTTAGGTCTGTGTGGAAAAGCCAAATCcgatctttttctttctttcctggtCAGATTGAATTCACTTTCATCACTTGCTGTTTcttaaaggtgtgaaaagtatctccattcattactctgtatgtAGACGTATAGGTaatagggtttaataaaatacttctgtagaagttgaagaagtatcaactcaagcaaCAGCAACACTCTTTAAGTGTTGCtggttttaaagtataaaagtaaatgtaatgtaaggagaaaaaataaagccattaagaacaaaagcttaggccacgcccacagagtcctatagtgcactcccccccccccactccccccccccctcttcaaAACAAATGTTACTAAAAGCCGTAATgactatatcaggggtgtccaaactttttttgttgggggccagaaggagaaatatatttgaagtcacgggccacagactctgtaataaaacaaataatgaaatataccactttaaatacattttcctgattactttcatttactcaccattttacttgacttactctctttatctatctttgacagtgttgtgtaaactaagatttttcaaatgaatgtttaatttcatgatgtctcttaatattaaactccttaattacagcacttttagactcttttgccccgtttttctgtgctagaaatgcgcaccctctccgcttttagactctttggcccgtttttctgcgctagaaatgcgcactctctccgcttttagactctttggcccatttttctgcgctagaaatgcgcaccctctccgcttttacactctttggcccgtttttctgcgctagaaatgcgcaccctctccgcttttagactctttggcacgtttttctgcgctagaaatgcgcactctctctgcttttagactctgtggtccgtttctgacacctagctttcaaactttgaatctcacattataaaaacctgcttaacagggccgtagtttggacacccctggactatatgttatattattaaaatgttaatgttgataatgtaATTTGTGATTTTGCAGtaggctgttctctagtgtttcagctgaatatatgccccattgtaaatgaatgtattttagtagaatgtaaatatattaaaggtattaaagcttagttgggctggagtttgtctggagttctcttaagtctctgctcagatcatcttcatactaggctacatacctctgctatgttcttgctggagtgtgtgtgtgtgggggtgtgtgtgatggatcacagtataaaccaatagggagtcagaatggtatacgtttatacttctctacatccaatcacaatcagtttcactctatctggatggagagatttatctggataggggttttattgaacgatgagaagccaggATGAAAGCGAACTGAAATggaataggagtaacgaggctatttttaaaatggtaaaatggtaattgtgtgaaaatataataataattaatacagtaaagtatagataatcataatttctacttaagtaagataaccaagtatttgtacttcattaattGTTGTTGATGGAGCCTACAATCCCCTCTGTGGTTGTTTAGTTAATGTgctttttgtactattttatcaACTATatggagtatatatatatatatatatatatatatatatatatatatatatatatatatataaactgtagtatatgttatgtttatgtaattatatgtaattacaTGAAAGGTAAGaaattactttctctctctctctctctggtttcaGTATGCAAATCTGGAGATCCACTTTTTCCTTGTTACTCTtctttttctgtcttgcttttttctgtcttacctctctctctctctcactctttttatctttttgctatctctctttctctgtttctcttttatctatTTATTCTCTCTTACACACCTTTactattctctttctctttaatttCTATCTCATTACTCTCTtccctttttctgtctctctctcttgttcttccACACTGTTTTCTCCCATCCTTTCTAATTCCTTTTTCtctcattactctctctctctctttctgtctctctcttgttctcctaCACTATTTTCTACCTTTTGCTCtaattcctctctctctgtctcattactctctctctctttctctctctcttgctctctttttatctttttactgTTTCATACACTCACTATTATCTCTCTCTAATTTCTCGCTCATTACTCTCtccactttctgtctctctttcgttCTCCCACAAtattttctctcgttctctctaatttctctttctttctttctttctttctttctttctttctttctttctttctttctttctttctttctttctttctctctctctctctctctcacacacacacacacacacacacatacacacacactttatttccTCTCTCTTATTACTCTCTCTTCCTTCTGTCTCCCTCTTGTTTGCCTACATTATTCTTTCTCTCTAATTTTTCCCTCCCTcatactctctttttctctcttttttatctcgttactctctctccccttctttctctctctttttatctatttaatctctctcacacactcactattctctctctctctctctttctctctctctaatttctCTTTCAATTCTCTcaccctctttctgtctctctcatgtTCTCCtacactattctctctctctctctctctctctctctctctctctctctcattactctCTCTATTCACTCTCTTTTCACACTCActtattgttctctctctctctttctgtccctctttctTACACACAATTTTtgctctgtctttatctctcttaATTCTATTTAGCTGTAATTCAGTAAGCTTCATTAGCACAGCACAAATTAACTTTCTGGACATTaagcaacaacaaaataaataaataaaataaaattaaatatatttgatcATACTAAAAGCAACAATATTATTAAATCATATTATATACGAGAACTGTAGCATATGTAATTTATTTGTAATGTGTATTTAATTACATGTAATTATGTGAAAAGTATGAAATGACTGTCTCGCGCTCGGGTTTGA
The Astyanax mexicanus isolate ESR-SI-001 chromosome 13, AstMex3_surface, whole genome shotgun sequence DNA segment above includes these coding regions:
- the LOC103026166 gene encoding peroxisome proliferator-activated receptor gamma isoform X2 is translated as MESTYVKDGFFRRTVQLKLSYKYCSLNCRIHKRSRNKCQFCRFRKCVVVGMSHTAIRFGRTPLAERDRLIAEFRSDAGQLDPELAKLQALAKHLYQSYLKLFPMTKNKARDILSGKDEEYSPFIVHNMASLKAAQELLNSIRAPVAPFPTPEPTGEMELSFFRQVQFRQVEGVQQVTEFAKSIPGFVDLDINDQVTMLKYSAIEALIIRMVNFTNKDGILMGCGKIFITREFLKSIRMPFCEMMEPKFEFSTKFNTLDLEDCDLALFIAALILCGDRPGLLNAKAIEALQDEVLQALDLQLKALHPDSPYLFPKLLQKMTDLRPLVADHVRIIHLMKKTELDVCLHPLLKEIMNDLY
- the LOC103026166 gene encoding peroxisome proliferator-activated receptor gamma isoform X1; protein product: MFSDAGHAEAWSMSLGLSQLDLDEAIACEFDETSFPALDVSRTSSEDSSDGPGTSSEATPNRDQHLRKNAKNSGKMCRKPPASLFSYAKLHKDVTSALQNIECRVCGDKASGYHYGVHVCEGCKGFFRRTVQLKLSYKYCSLNCRIHKRSRNKCQFCRFRKCVVVGMSHTAIRFGRTPLAERDRLIAEFRSDAGQLDPELAKLQALAKHLYQSYLKLFPMTKNKARDILSGKDEEYSPFIVHNMASLKAAQELLNSIRAPVAPFPTPEPTGEMELSFFRQVQFRQVEGVQQVTEFAKSIPGFVDLDINDQVTMLKYSAIEALIIRMVNFTNKDGILMGCGKIFITREFLKSIRMPFCEMMEPKFEFSTKFNTLDLEDCDLALFIAALILCGDRPGLLNAKAIEALQDEVLQALDLQLKALHPDSPYLFPKLLQKMTDLRPLVADHVRIIHLMKKTELDVCLHPLLKEIMNDLY